A stretch of DNA from Schistocerca americana isolate TAMUIC-IGC-003095 chromosome 3, iqSchAmer2.1, whole genome shotgun sequence:
gaaccaaacattagatactacagtactggtactccaagaaaattggcATCCCAAAAATCACATAGAAAAGCTTAATACCAAGTAGGAACCTACTTCAGTGTggatctggacatatgaatgtacaCTTTAAGCTGAATTGTGCATTTCAGTATGGTTCACGATATTCTGATGCATTTGGAtattctctgatgtcctgtttcttttatgttataatgtaagatctcttaatattTTGTATGCCCGAATATACATAAATGTTCACTTGAAGATGACCAAGCAGGCCAATTTGGTCAGTAGTATTGAATAAAATGTtatgtttcaaatatatttttttacaaatcTGCTTTCCATTAAATACAATGTTTTTTGATCTCAAGACATTTTTCATCACTTGTCTGGTACCTCCTTTAGGCTTGATGTTATTTCTTAAATTCTGTTGTTTACACCTTAAATTTACAGGACACCATTCTTCTGTAAGTTATAGACTGGCAGTACACTGTGTTTTATCCTTGTAACTCCCCACAAGGCTATATATTTAGTCCTGGAGTTGAATAAAAACTGCCACTTCTACAGTTTCTTGGCGTATGCGAACAAGAAATCTGTATTCCTgcttactagctttttgcagtgctgtgtggatgtaaaCCTATTTGGAAATGCCACATAACAGCATTGCAGAGTTCGAATAAAAAAAATCTACATTAAAGTCACAACACTGCAAAATATTATTAGTGTACTTTGAGCTGTAGAGTCTACTTTTGAATTAAATATTATGCCAAGGACTGCATTCCTTGTGTGGATAGAATATTATAAACAGTTGTCCTAAGTACAATAACTTCATATGTCCCCTCCTAACAAGATGCCACGGTGATGCAGATGGTCACATGATGCACCAGTACGCACAAAATTCCAAACAGAAATGTGGCAAAACTCATAATGAGCGGAAATACGTAATCATAGCTGCAAGCACAGCAACACCTGTTTCGTGGTGCTCTCTgataactgctcaaacgaacctgttttaacaggtcacgggaaaatactgTGAGTGGTTGTATGAAGTGTTACTTTcatagtaaatttccttttacacaagatgaattatgttacatgtgagaatgtgtgatgaaatTATTAAATCAGAGCATTTGATTCTCGTTCAAAATTTAGCACTTTGAGAATCAGTCACatagaaaaattttgggcccagaagaccagtagccatttgatatatcttaaagaacaacacacacaaaaagagaccaatgttatatgtgaaagcttagcttttcatgTAACTAtactatatgtatattaatttaaaccaagaACTTCCCTATTTCCTACTAAcactgatgttgctattggctgactacagcaTGTGTCAAATGCTCTTAATATCGGCTGTCATTAGCTGATTGACATGAactatgattggctgacaaaagcgcATTGCAAGTATTGAAATGTTTACCAATCAAAGAATTGATGTTTTACAGCTCCGAGAGaatgtatactgtcacttaacacagaaaaagtgtatttcagctggggaaaaagtttatttttaactgGAAATCTGGAAAAGgtctgtgggttttttttttttggtctgtgtATAACCCTGAAAATGTCCCATTTTACACCCTATACTGACGATACCGGGTTGGCAAGAACTGCAAATTGGTACCAAGTGCAATCATAAATTTTATGAGGGTTTAGTAATCTCGGGTTAATGACCTGTTATCCACAAGATATGTTTTTTTCACCCGTGTGTCAACGGCATCAGGAAGATAAGAAGCTTAAAAATACATAGTTCAttggtggtggtgggagagggagGGCGGGCTCTGTTCTGTCAAACTGGAGTTGCACTGTGTGACCTaatgtaaaaatatgaaatattaatagTCCACAGGTGTTTCAATGTTTATTTGCAACAGTAGTGTGAGTCAGCTTCCAGAAACTTGTTCACTTGCACAGAATACTGGACTGCTGGTACTAACAGAAAAATCTAGGTAAAGATTTATATCTTgtagacctcagcagttaattatCAGAATAGTTTGAAACATCCAGAAAGTTTATTTCAGGTAAGGTTTCTGGCACAGTTTTTAAAGTAGGTAACTCCCACTGTTCTACCCACATACGATATTTCAGATGAGTAAAAGCAGGCGGCAGTTTGCAGCAACTGCTGAGCTCTGGGGCTCCATTATAGCTGCAACCTTGAAACAGTACTGGAACTTCCATTTATGGcattgtttcctttttttattactACTACTTAGAACAATCCCTTCGGCTATGTAAAGCTGATGCATTGCCAACCTACGTCCAATAATAGGATTATGCCCTGGCCGATTCTACACCATCATCTTTTTGCCGCCATATTATATGTGTGTGTTCTTTGTGTGTAATAATTCTGAAATGGACACTACTGAGTGGAAGCCCACTTTATATAATTGATAACaagtgaaatggcacaatgctaaatACTTTGAACTCATACTCTGAATGAGCAAGTGTCAAATGCTCATTCTCACTGATGTGATTTAGGTTTAGATTGTTTTCTTCAATCATTTTTTATTGATATTCTGTTTCTTTCCATTACAATTGTTCCACAAAGCTGGAGCACCATTTGACTAGTCAGTGTCAATGGAGTGTAAACCACGACTAATTTCAAACCATGACTGATTTCAGTTCCCGGTGAAACATACTCATGTTCCAGATACAAAAAGTTGATTCGGGCATTCTTTTTCAGGTAAAACCCACCAGGATAAGCTGAAGGGATACATTACCAAAGATGATGACTACAAAGTTGCTTATGTGACTTTGGTAAGTAAACCTGAACACTTATGGTATTTTGGATTCAtgtcagacaaattcagcaatgcatatttatttttctttgcaGCCGAGAGAACATGCCTTTAAGTTTCCAGATATTTTTCCCAAAATGGACCGTGAAGAAAAAGACAAGAAATCTCTGGAAGAGGCAAAAGAAGGATATAAAAAATACATAGAGCGTTCAAAGGATCGTCCGGGTGCACCAGGGTGGTTTTCTTTTTAAAGATATTGTATGTTTCGTAGTGCATTCTTGTTGTCACTGTGGATGTCAGAAGATGGATGTAACATCGTTGTGAAGAGAATAGTGATCCAAGCTACAAGTATATATACTCAATATACATTGTGATTCCATCTGTTGAactgttatcttgaatgttttctTAGCATCTTAAATACATGTTATCATGAAATTTGACTATTTTATTTTACACTACAACAAGCACATCACATTTAACTCCAATCACAAATTCACTAGCACGACAATGTAAGAAAAACCTAGCATCCTTTTTCATTGTGTTTTCAGAGATGTCTTCTTAAAGTGATTTCAAAATAAGTCTCTGGTTCCATAGACATGTTTAAAACGTTTCTGGAAATTTCATTTTGTGGAGACTTTCCAGAAACACAGCTTACGATCACTGGCAGCACAGATGTAGGGTAGTCGAAAATGCCAGGAAATCCAAGATGAGGACTGAAATAACATTAGTAATGGTATAATAAAATCATCAATGGAGAACATCAACTGCAATAATTATattggagaaaaaacaaaatgaagaGAATACCACACTCCACATTAAGGATAAAGTTAACCAAGAATTTTGACCAAAGCTTCCACGTTTAccattcttttctgaaaaaaatgagGCAGATTGAAAGGTACTCAAGTTTTCTGCGCTGTTAGCTGTCCACACAGAGCACAGATCAGCTGAGTGGGGAATTGTTTGATGTAGTTCTCTCAGCAttagtctatcctatgcaagccacttcatctctgcataactattgcaatctacatccacttgaacctttTTACTGTATTCAATCTTTGGTCTCTTTCTATACTTGTTACCCCCCATActcccctccattaccaaactgacaattgtgTGATACCTTATGATGTATCCCATAAACTAATCCGTACTTTTAGtcaatatgtaacaaaaatttgtTTCTCCCCAATTTGTATCAGTACCTCTTTAGTAATAATTCAATgtatcca
This window harbors:
- the LOC124607249 gene encoding probable 39S ribosomal protein L23, mitochondrial; this encodes MSTRWYPLYQRGNPQLRIFLPNFWLKLVRPSVPQPPNVVEFIVSTEMTRIDIKNYLEKIYNVPVVNVRTRIAMGKTHQDKLKGYITKDDDYKVAYVTLPREHAFKFPDIFPKMDREEKDKKSLEEAKEGYKKYIERSKDRPGAPGWFSF